Proteins co-encoded in one Kribbella solani genomic window:
- a CDS encoding ArsR/SmtB family transcription factor translates to MSEFLVDADTLANARFGTSQLTETVAALKLLRAPVEPWYRPWRDAHVAAYREQLAAHPVWAALVDNAFGTSWAADFLTVPPLGPDLTLEDELELMLALSDDQIRADLSVVRTPLRTVLVETDGLAAEAADLLRWIWRATVEPEWPRRVRLLQADIVSRTSRLSEHGWSGVLNGLGQDVRWLGDGRIQVNRWDYPVTDVRGADLLFLAAHTQRVNVSWRLPDRFALAYPVTGIFATTATPDEPLVQLLGRNRAHILVAAAQPVSTTLLVATTGLSLATVSDHLRVLTDAGLLERRRSGRSVLYWQSDTGRRVTRRPASNRPEPR, encoded by the coding sequence TTGTCCGAATTCCTGGTCGATGCCGACACCCTGGCGAACGCCCGGTTCGGCACGTCCCAGCTCACCGAGACCGTGGCGGCGCTGAAGCTGCTGCGTGCTCCGGTCGAGCCTTGGTACCGGCCGTGGCGGGACGCGCACGTGGCGGCGTACCGGGAGCAACTCGCGGCGCATCCGGTGTGGGCGGCGCTCGTCGACAACGCCTTCGGTACGAGCTGGGCGGCCGACTTCCTGACCGTGCCGCCGCTCGGACCGGACCTCACCCTCGAGGACGAGCTCGAACTGATGCTGGCGCTGTCCGACGATCAGATCCGCGCCGACCTCAGCGTGGTGCGTACGCCGTTGCGGACCGTGCTGGTCGAGACCGATGGACTGGCGGCGGAGGCGGCTGACCTGCTGCGGTGGATCTGGCGCGCGACGGTCGAGCCGGAGTGGCCGCGGCGCGTCCGGCTGCTGCAGGCGGACATCGTGTCGCGCACTTCGCGGCTCAGCGAACACGGCTGGTCGGGCGTACTCAACGGGCTCGGCCAGGACGTGCGTTGGCTGGGCGACGGCCGGATTCAGGTCAACCGCTGGGACTATCCGGTGACCGATGTTCGTGGGGCAGACCTACTGTTCCTGGCCGCGCACACCCAGCGGGTGAACGTGAGCTGGCGCCTGCCGGACCGGTTCGCGTTGGCGTACCCGGTGACCGGCATCTTCGCGACCACCGCGACCCCGGACGAGCCCTTGGTGCAACTGCTCGGCCGGAACCGGGCGCACATTCTGGTCGCGGCCGCCCAGCCGGTCAGTACAACGTTGCTGGTGGCAACCACTGGCCTGTCGCTCGCCACGGTCTCCGACCACCTGCGGGTACTCACCGACGCCGGTCTGCTGGAACGGCGTCGCTCCGGCCGGTCCGTCCTGTACTGGCAATCCGACACCGGCCGCCGCGTGACGCGACGACCGGCGTCGAACCGCCCCGAGCCCCGTTGA
- a CDS encoding beta-glucosidase, translated as MNAVTDFDDLLGRLSLAEKVRVLTGQDFWSTHPLPSIGLRSMVLSDGPSGVRGAVWDERDPSLNLPSATALSSSWDLAVAHRYGVVSAREARRKNVDVVLGPTINLHRSPLGGRHFEAFSEDPILTAGLAAAYVAGVQELGVGATPKHYVANDFETDRFTANVVVDERTLREVYLLAFEQAVTESKAWLVMSAYNSVNGATASENDLLETPLNTDWGFDGVVVSDWTAVRSVESAKYSQDLAMPGPIGAWGDALVEAVRAGEVKEEAIDRKVRRILALAARVGALEGYEKPPTQQVDGIAFARTAAAEGTVLVRNENELPWQAAALQRVAVIGHNARDARTQGGGSATVVPKSVVSPLDGIRAALPNAEVTYSLGAVVQQGVAELPLSTMTNPASGEPGARVRFLAADGTELFAEDRFASALVYLGTSAPTGETAVLEFHTTWTPAESGAVQLGFASVGRGRIFADGELLREDVAVPVGTDLGAALLSPPSIAAPLTVTAGQPIDVRIQLEPPKAEGGLGGVVGLTVGVEPADDDPQTLIDEAVAAARAADVAVVVVGTNSRVESEGYDRTSLALPGRQDELVRAVAAANPRTVVVVNAGSPVLLPWRDDVQAVLATYFGGQEYGNALADVLLGRTEPGGRLPTTWPRDEADVPVIDVTPKDGVVRYDEGVHIGYRAWLKAGTEPAYEFGHGLGYTTWELSDLRANDPSSVALTVRNTGERAGKHVVQVYAERSETAIDRPVRWLAGFAVVRLDAGQAREITVNLHQRTFEHWDSTGWATEPGAFTIRAGSSVSDLPLSTELQVR; from the coding sequence ATGAACGCCGTGACGGATTTCGACGACCTGCTCGGCCGGCTCTCCCTGGCGGAGAAGGTCCGGGTTCTGACCGGCCAGGACTTCTGGTCGACCCACCCGCTGCCGTCGATCGGGCTGCGCTCGATGGTGCTGTCGGACGGGCCGAGCGGTGTCCGCGGCGCGGTCTGGGACGAGCGCGACCCGTCGCTCAACCTCCCGTCCGCGACCGCGCTGTCGTCCTCCTGGGACCTCGCCGTCGCGCACCGGTACGGCGTGGTGTCCGCGCGGGAGGCCCGCCGGAAGAACGTCGACGTCGTGCTCGGCCCGACCATCAACCTGCATCGCTCCCCGCTCGGCGGCCGGCACTTCGAGGCATTCAGCGAGGACCCAATCCTGACCGCCGGCCTCGCCGCCGCGTACGTGGCCGGTGTCCAGGAGCTCGGCGTCGGCGCCACCCCGAAGCACTACGTGGCGAACGATTTCGAGACCGACCGCTTCACCGCGAACGTGGTGGTCGACGAGCGCACGCTCCGCGAGGTGTACCTGCTCGCGTTCGAGCAGGCGGTCACCGAGTCGAAGGCCTGGCTGGTGATGAGCGCGTACAACTCGGTCAACGGCGCGACCGCCTCCGAGAACGACCTGCTGGAGACCCCGCTGAACACCGATTGGGGTTTCGACGGGGTCGTGGTGAGCGACTGGACCGCGGTCCGCAGCGTCGAGAGCGCCAAGTACTCGCAGGATCTCGCGATGCCCGGCCCGATCGGCGCCTGGGGCGACGCGCTGGTCGAGGCGGTCCGCGCCGGTGAGGTGAAGGAGGAGGCGATCGACCGCAAGGTCCGCCGCATCCTCGCGCTCGCCGCCCGCGTCGGCGCCCTCGAAGGGTACGAAAAGCCGCCCACCCAGCAGGTCGACGGCATCGCGTTCGCGCGTACGGCTGCCGCCGAAGGCACCGTCCTGGTCCGCAACGAGAACGAGCTGCCCTGGCAGGCCGCCGCCCTGCAGCGGGTCGCGGTCATCGGGCACAACGCCCGCGACGCCCGTACCCAAGGCGGCGGCAGCGCGACCGTCGTCCCGAAATCGGTCGTGTCGCCGCTCGACGGCATCCGCGCCGCGCTGCCGAACGCGGAGGTCACCTATTCGCTCGGCGCGGTGGTCCAGCAGGGCGTCGCCGAGCTTCCTCTCAGCACGATGACCAACCCGGCGTCCGGCGAGCCCGGCGCCCGCGTACGCTTCCTCGCCGCCGACGGCACCGAGCTGTTCGCCGAGGACCGCTTCGCGAGCGCCCTGGTCTACCTCGGCACGAGCGCGCCGACCGGCGAGACCGCCGTGCTGGAGTTCCACACCACCTGGACGCCGGCCGAGTCGGGCGCCGTCCAGCTCGGGTTCGCGTCGGTCGGCCGGGGCCGGATCTTCGCCGACGGCGAGTTGCTCCGCGAGGACGTCGCGGTCCCGGTCGGTACGGACCTGGGCGCCGCGCTGCTGTCCCCGCCGTCGATCGCCGCTCCGCTGACCGTCACCGCCGGGCAGCCGATCGACGTCCGGATTCAGCTCGAGCCGCCGAAAGCCGAGGGCGGTCTGGGTGGCGTCGTCGGCCTCACGGTCGGGGTCGAGCCCGCCGACGACGATCCACAGACCCTGATCGACGAGGCGGTCGCGGCCGCCCGGGCCGCCGACGTGGCAGTGGTTGTCGTCGGCACCAACTCGAGGGTCGAGTCCGAAGGCTACGACCGCACTTCGCTCGCGCTGCCCGGCCGTCAGGACGAGCTCGTCCGCGCTGTCGCCGCCGCCAATCCGCGTACGGTCGTCGTGGTGAACGCCGGCTCGCCGGTGCTGCTCCCCTGGCGTGACGACGTCCAGGCCGTCCTCGCGACGTACTTCGGCGGCCAGGAGTACGGCAACGCGCTCGCCGACGTACTGCTAGGAAGGACCGAACCAGGCGGCCGCCTGCCGACCACCTGGCCGCGCGACGAGGCCGACGTGCCGGTCATCGACGTCACCCCGAAGGACGGTGTCGTCCGGTACGACGAGGGCGTACACATCGGCTACCGCGCTTGGCTGAAAGCCGGCACCGAACCGGCGTACGAGTTCGGCCACGGTCTCGGGTACACGACGTGGGAGCTGTCCGACCTGCGCGCCAACGATCCGTCGTCGGTCGCACTGACCGTCCGCAACACCGGCGAGCGGGCCGGAAAGCACGTCGTCCAGGTGTACGCCGAACGCTCCGAAACCGCGATCGACCGGCCGGTGCGCTGGCTCGCCGGGTTCGCCGTCGTCCGCCTGGACGCCGGTCAGGCCCGCGAGATCACGGTCAACCTGCACCAGCGCACCTTCGAACACTGGGACAGCACGGGCTGGGCAACCGAGCCCGGTGCCTTCACGATCCGAGCCGGCTCGTCGGTTTCGGACCTGCCGCTCTCCACGGAGCTGCAGGTTCGTTAG
- a CDS encoding TetR/AcrR family transcriptional regulator: MTSSRGPYAKGVAKRAELLRAVLAVIARHGYRKTSTRELAAAAGLSEAGMLHYFGSKEKLFEAVLRARDEADLERFDVDDSIEGLAVVIRHNRTVPGLVQLYSTFSAEAGDPEHHAHDFFVDRYAHLRAALADAVRARQAAGTFTPTADPDAIATLLIAVSDGLQIQSQYNLTTNPGDLFDHLLTLLTTPPRNS; the protein is encoded by the coding sequence ATGACGAGTTCCCGGGGTCCGTACGCGAAGGGGGTCGCGAAGCGCGCCGAACTGCTGCGGGCGGTGCTGGCGGTGATCGCGCGGCACGGGTACCGGAAGACGTCGACGCGCGAGCTGGCCGCGGCGGCCGGGCTGAGCGAGGCCGGGATGCTGCACTACTTCGGGTCCAAGGAGAAGCTGTTCGAGGCGGTGCTCCGGGCGCGGGACGAGGCCGACCTGGAGCGGTTCGACGTCGACGATTCGATCGAGGGGCTGGCGGTGGTGATCCGGCACAACCGGACGGTGCCTGGGCTGGTCCAGCTGTACTCCACGTTCTCCGCCGAGGCCGGTGACCCCGAGCATCACGCGCACGACTTCTTCGTCGACCGCTACGCGCACCTGCGCGCCGCGCTCGCCGACGCCGTACGCGCCCGGCAGGCCGCCGGCACCTTCACCCCGACCGCCGACCCCGATGCCATCGCCACCCTCCTGATAGCCGTCTCCGACGGCCTCCAGATCCAGTCCCAGTACAACCTCACCACCAACCCAGGCGACCTCTTCGACCACCTCCTAACCCTCCTGACCACCCCACCGCGCAATAGTTGA
- a CDS encoding type II CAAX endopeptidase family protein translates to MLTSSKPISGQTAVIVGSRAPGRPWLDLAWQLFAVVTALVPVALVGHFLVRGQESFRSIGFDLRDRLRDLGRGTGIAAVIGGAGLLFYLGAHATGTNLTVDPSQLPDYWWRIPILVLVSAQNAILEEVIVLGYLNHRLDQLGWSVRQATATSALVRGSYHLYQGLGGFFGNVIMGVIFTYLYRRWGRIMPLVVAHTLIDIGALIGATYLLGKVSWLPG, encoded by the coding sequence GTGCTGACCTCCTCCAAGCCGATCAGCGGGCAGACGGCCGTGATCGTCGGGTCCCGGGCGCCGGGGCGGCCCTGGCTGGATCTGGCGTGGCAGTTGTTCGCGGTGGTGACGGCGCTGGTGCCGGTCGCGCTGGTCGGGCATTTTCTGGTCCGCGGGCAGGAGTCCTTCCGGAGCATCGGGTTCGACCTGAGGGACCGGCTGCGGGACCTCGGGCGCGGCACGGGGATCGCGGCCGTGATCGGCGGCGCCGGACTGCTGTTCTATCTCGGCGCCCACGCGACCGGTACGAACCTGACCGTCGACCCGTCCCAGCTCCCCGACTACTGGTGGCGGATCCCGATCCTGGTCCTGGTCTCGGCGCAGAACGCGATCCTCGAAGAAGTCATCGTCCTCGGCTACCTGAACCACCGCCTGGACCAGCTCGGCTGGTCGGTCCGCCAGGCCACCGCGACGAGCGCCCTGGTACGCGGTTCGTACCACCTCTACCAGGGTCTCGGCGGCTTCTTCGGCAACGTGATCATGGGCGTGATCTTCACCTACCTGTACCGCCGCTGGGGCCGGATCATGCCGCTGGTGGTCGCGCACACGCTGATCGACATCGGCGCGCTGATCGGCGCCACGTACCTGCTCGGGAAGGTTTCCTGGCTGCCGGGCTGA
- a CDS encoding GNAT family N-acetyltransferase has protein sequence MRTYGRDILDIADELTTAYVEVFTGPPFEHRDRAQTGAAFRTRLETDAARDGFQAWVERSDDGQIAGFLTGWTTPAPFRTDRAYGSVLDRIGPEQVEELLIGAFEVDELGVLPPARGTGLARRLLETATRDRSRAWLLAWNQNHDALAFYRHLGWHEPEVRGPEHDIVVFTTT, from the coding sequence GTGCGTACGTATGGGCGGGACATCCTGGACATCGCCGACGAGCTGACCACGGCGTACGTGGAGGTGTTCACCGGCCCGCCGTTCGAGCATCGTGATCGCGCGCAAACCGGCGCCGCGTTCCGTACCCGACTGGAAACCGATGCCGCGCGGGACGGTTTCCAGGCCTGGGTCGAACGCTCGGACGACGGGCAGATCGCCGGGTTCCTGACCGGATGGACGACGCCCGCGCCGTTCCGCACCGACCGGGCGTACGGCAGCGTGCTCGACCGGATCGGCCCGGAACAGGTCGAGGAGCTCCTGATCGGTGCGTTCGAGGTGGACGAACTCGGCGTACTCCCGCCGGCCCGCGGCACCGGGCTGGCCCGCCGGCTGCTCGAAACCGCCACCCGCGACCGGTCCCGCGCCTGGCTGCTGGCGTGGAACCAGAACCACGACGCGCTCGCGTTCTACCGCCACCTCGGCTGGCACGAGCCCGAGGTCCGCGGCCCCGAACACGACATCGTCGTCTTCACCACCACCTGA
- a CDS encoding amidohydrolase family protein, whose translation MLIDVHAHWGPWFFSMDVASIGVNRDGMDRFGIDLQLVSAIEAIVYDAPAGNRSLAEQLPADPRLRGMLVVDPRRLDAARADLDELLAGEGRSRWVGAKIHSEYSRTPISTPAMQAAIELTTEYGLPTLVHTWGDTVVDLADVAARVPGARVLAGHMGASGWPRVPEAADRSDRIWFEPCWSAPEANRIRWVLDRIGPDRLMFGTDATLIDPSVALGAFEAAELTPAEHEAIMHLNAQALFGI comes from the coding sequence ATGCTGATCGACGTCCACGCCCACTGGGGCCCGTGGTTCTTCTCGATGGACGTCGCGAGCATCGGCGTCAACCGCGACGGGATGGACCGGTTCGGGATCGACCTCCAGCTCGTCTCCGCGATCGAGGCCATCGTGTACGACGCGCCGGCCGGCAACCGCTCGCTCGCCGAGCAACTGCCCGCGGACCCACGGCTGCGCGGCATGCTCGTCGTCGACCCGCGCCGGCTGGACGCGGCCCGCGCCGACCTCGACGAACTGCTCGCGGGCGAGGGCCGGAGCCGGTGGGTCGGCGCGAAGATCCACAGTGAGTACAGCCGGACGCCGATCAGTACGCCGGCCATGCAAGCGGCGATCGAGCTGACCACGGAATACGGTCTGCCCACGCTCGTACACACCTGGGGTGACACCGTCGTCGACCTTGCCGACGTGGCGGCGCGGGTGCCGGGAGCGCGGGTGCTGGCCGGTCACATGGGCGCGTCGGGGTGGCCGCGCGTACCGGAGGCGGCGGACCGGTCGGACCGGATCTGGTTCGAACCGTGCTGGTCCGCGCCGGAGGCGAACCGGATTCGCTGGGTGCTCGATCGGATCGGGCCGGACCGGTTGATGTTCGGCACCGACGCGACGCTGATCGATCCCTCGGTCGCGCTCGGAGCGTTCGAGGCCGCGGAGCTGACCCCGGCGGAGCACGAGGCGATCATGCACCTCAATGCGCAGGCACTCTTCGGGATCTGA
- a CDS encoding DegT/DnrJ/EryC1/StrS family aminotransferase: MDNSQLAKDGGPPVRTDPLPSVMDASGRRFGDDEIKAVERVLRSGMLSATWGTEVPALELEFASLLGAGYAVACSSGTAALHLAVAAVNPEPGDEIITTPISDMGTVFPILMQNAVPVFADVDPITGNLTPETVAAAITPRTKAVIVVHLFGKPAAVRELRALCDEHGILLIEDCAQAYLAPVGDTYVGRIGHIGCFSLQQTKHISAGDGGLTVTDDAQHARRMRLFADKGWPRDTDERTYLFLALNYRMTELVASVTRAQLNRVRGVVQDRRAAALRATAAIADLAGVTAPPDGHDHVYWQYPLIISEAAGDMREWAAALTAEGIPANGGYLTSPLYAAPAVRERVTYGKSGFPLRDVSYPPGLCPNAEELIDNRLLVLPWNENYSDRDVDDIVTAIRKVHRALEAS; this comes from the coding sequence ATGGACAACAGTCAGCTCGCCAAGGACGGTGGCCCGCCGGTCCGGACCGATCCGCTGCCGTCGGTGATGGATGCCAGCGGCCGGCGGTTCGGCGACGACGAGATCAAGGCGGTCGAGCGGGTGCTCCGCAGCGGCATGCTGTCGGCGACCTGGGGTACCGAGGTGCCCGCGCTGGAGCTGGAGTTCGCGAGCCTGCTCGGCGCCGGGTACGCGGTCGCGTGCAGCTCCGGTACGGCCGCACTGCACTTGGCCGTGGCCGCGGTGAACCCGGAGCCAGGCGACGAGATCATCACCACGCCGATCAGCGACATGGGTACCGTCTTCCCGATCCTGATGCAGAACGCGGTGCCGGTGTTCGCGGACGTCGATCCGATCACCGGCAACCTCACACCGGAGACGGTCGCGGCGGCGATCACGCCGCGGACAAAGGCCGTCATCGTCGTACACCTCTTCGGCAAGCCGGCCGCGGTACGGGAGCTGCGTGCGCTGTGTGACGAGCACGGCATTCTGCTGATCGAGGACTGTGCCCAGGCGTACCTCGCGCCCGTCGGCGACACGTACGTCGGGCGGATCGGGCACATCGGTTGCTTCAGCCTGCAACAGACCAAGCACATCAGCGCCGGTGACGGCGGACTCACGGTCACGGACGACGCCCAGCACGCCCGGCGGATGCGGTTGTTCGCCGACAAAGGCTGGCCGCGCGACACCGATGAGCGTACGTACCTGTTCCTCGCGCTGAACTACCGGATGACCGAGCTGGTCGCGTCCGTCACGCGCGCCCAACTGAACCGCGTCCGCGGCGTGGTGCAGGACCGGCGCGCCGCCGCGCTACGGGCGACGGCCGCGATCGCGGACCTGGCCGGCGTGACCGCGCCGCCGGACGGGCACGATCACGTGTACTGGCAGTACCCGCTGATCATTTCCGAAGCGGCCGGGGACATGCGCGAGTGGGCCGCCGCGCTCACCGCCGAGGGCATTCCGGCGAACGGTGGCTACCTGACCAGCCCGCTGTACGCCGCGCCGGCCGTCCGGGAGCGCGTCACGTACGGCAAGTCCGGGTTCCCGCTGCGCGACGTGTCGTACCCGCCTGGTCTCTGCCCGAACGCCGAGGAACTGATCGACAACCGTCTCCTCGTCCTGCCCTGGAACGAGAACTACTCCGATCGCGATGTCGACGACATCGTCACCGCGATCCGGAAGGTCCACCGCGCTTTGGAGGCGTCATGA
- a CDS encoding PQQ-binding-like beta-propeller repeat protein: protein MDKRFARRLITALLGLTLAVSVSAPAGASIPATTETPVVTSLGPASAVTSTSVAEQVGDRIWTITSGVSPVQVGAFDPVAKTVDRKLSLPTGAGAWAMTHIGTDLYIGLYTPGDVYKVDTTTGTATKVARFGSFIWSIAATPDGKIVAGTYPDGAVHEYDPATGATRAYGAAVAGEQYVRSIAADATTIYAGVGTKAHLIAIDRATGERRDVLPAKYADRTFVATLALDGTRLAASLSPTGTMLVYDTRDLSNPVEVQTPGGDQYITAITFAGADLYLGTRPSGSLFRYRDNTLTRLGSPYDGAYFNRIFVDGATIRAELTSQVVDFDQATGTFTGTDLGQAGLPPAPEQAMAIAATSTSVLVTGKAGIQVHDLATGASTRAFLPGEAKTLTPVGRSVYLGVYTLARLWQMKPDGSDLHELGQIGNEQTRPTDEAYDARSRTWLISTEPDYGKFDGTLVEQHLDTGQREVHRGVVPHQSVRSVATGDGIAYLGGATRNSLGTDPILPAATIVAFDLRRNKTLWETTPLTKAQSYSDVVLYRGRLYATTDDGRLVVLDPRTGKVVTSTTIGTSQSRLVIARAGLYGTDSRRVFKLTPARTGAPTVTTVVEGLGAQIYSYPLITASHTGDALYTIKGRDLVRITKLP, encoded by the coding sequence GTGGACAAGCGATTCGCACGACGACTGATCACCGCCTTGCTCGGACTCACCCTCGCCGTGAGCGTTTCGGCCCCGGCCGGCGCCTCGATTCCGGCCACGACCGAAACTCCCGTGGTCACCAGCCTCGGGCCGGCGTCCGCCGTCACTTCGACCAGCGTCGCCGAGCAGGTCGGCGACCGGATCTGGACCATCACCTCCGGCGTCTCGCCGGTCCAGGTCGGCGCCTTCGACCCGGTCGCCAAGACCGTCGACCGCAAACTCTCGCTGCCCACCGGCGCCGGCGCGTGGGCGATGACGCACATCGGCACGGACCTCTACATCGGCCTGTACACGCCCGGCGATGTCTACAAGGTCGACACCACCACCGGCACCGCCACGAAGGTCGCGCGGTTCGGCTCGTTCATCTGGTCGATCGCCGCCACGCCCGACGGCAAGATCGTCGCCGGCACCTATCCGGACGGCGCCGTGCACGAGTACGACCCCGCGACCGGCGCGACCCGCGCGTACGGCGCAGCGGTCGCCGGTGAGCAGTACGTCCGCAGCATCGCCGCCGACGCGACCACGATCTACGCGGGCGTCGGCACCAAGGCGCACCTGATCGCGATCGACCGCGCCACCGGCGAACGCCGTGACGTGCTGCCCGCGAAGTACGCCGACCGGACGTTCGTCGCCACTCTCGCGCTGGACGGGACGAGGCTCGCCGCGAGCCTCTCCCCCACCGGCACGATGCTCGTGTACGACACCCGCGACCTGAGCAATCCGGTCGAGGTGCAGACGCCGGGCGGCGATCAGTACATCACCGCGATCACCTTCGCCGGAGCCGACCTCTATCTCGGTACGCGCCCGTCCGGGTCGCTGTTCCGGTACCGCGACAACACGCTGACGCGGCTCGGTTCGCCGTACGACGGGGCGTACTTCAACCGGATCTTCGTCGACGGCGCGACGATCCGCGCCGAACTCACCAGCCAGGTCGTCGACTTCGATCAGGCGACCGGCACCTTCACCGGCACCGATCTCGGCCAGGCCGGACTGCCGCCCGCGCCGGAGCAGGCGATGGCGATCGCGGCCACCTCGACGTCCGTACTGGTCACCGGCAAGGCCGGTATCCAGGTCCACGACCTCGCGACCGGCGCCAGCACCCGCGCGTTCCTGCCCGGCGAGGCCAAGACCCTCACGCCGGTCGGTCGCAGCGTCTACCTCGGTGTGTACACGCTGGCCCGGCTGTGGCAGATGAAACCGGACGGCTCGGACCTGCACGAGCTCGGTCAGATCGGCAACGAACAGACCCGCCCGACCGACGAGGCGTACGACGCGCGCTCGCGGACGTGGCTGATCTCGACCGAGCCGGACTACGGCAAGTTCGACGGCACTCTGGTCGAGCAGCACCTGGACACGGGACAGCGCGAGGTGCACCGCGGCGTCGTACCGCATCAGTCCGTCCGCTCGGTCGCCACCGGCGACGGGATCGCGTACCTCGGCGGCGCGACCCGGAACAGCCTCGGCACCGACCCGATCTTGCCGGCGGCAACCATCGTCGCGTTCGACCTGCGCCGGAACAAGACGCTCTGGGAGACCACGCCGCTGACGAAAGCGCAGAGCTACAGCGACGTCGTCCTGTACCGCGGCCGCCTGTACGCGACCACCGACGACGGCCGGCTCGTCGTACTCGACCCGCGCACCGGCAAGGTCGTGACCAGCACGACCATCGGGACCAGTCAGAGCCGTCTCGTGATCGCCCGCGCCGGCTTGTACGGCACCGACAGCCGGCGGGTCTTCAAGCTCACGCCCGCGCGCACCGGCGCCCCGACGGTCACTACTGTGGTCGAGGGACTCGGCGCGCAGATCTACAGCTACCCGCTGATCACCGCATCGCACACCGGCGACGCGCTGTACACGATCAAGGGCCGCGACCTGGTCCGGATCACGAAGCTGCCCTGA